In Onthophagus taurus isolate NC chromosome 6, IU_Otau_3.0, whole genome shotgun sequence, a genomic segment contains:
- the LOC139430148 gene encoding myb/SANT-like DNA-binding domain-containing protein 3 — protein sequence MYRSVETIRPMEVITIETVCKSRTPNFTATDDAILVGLVSKYQKVLENKHTDTITNKSKATMWDKLTSECIARSGSVYRNIKILKNKFKNIKRRTKEKLSKEKAARYRRGGGPHTIVNITPIEEEIKTMIGA from the coding sequence ATGTATCGATCCGTCGAAACGATCCGTCCGATGGAAGTGATTACAATTGAAACGGTATGCAAATCTCGAACACCAAATTTTACAGCCACTGATGACGCAATATTGGTTGGTCTAGTAAGCAAGTATCAAAAGGTTTTAGAGAACAAGCACACAGACACAATCACAAATAAAAGTAAAGCGACTATGTGGGATAAGTTAACTAGTGAATGTATCGCAAGAAGTGGTAGCGTCtatagaaatattaaaattctaaaaaataaatttaaaaacatcaaaagacGCACGAAAGAAAAATTGTCTAAAGAAAAAGCCGCAAGATATCGCAGAGGGGGAGGACCACATACAATTGTTAATATTACGCccattgaagaagaaatcaaGACTATGATTGGAGCTTAA